A genome region from Tenrec ecaudatus isolate mTenEca1 chromosome 13, mTenEca1.hap1, whole genome shotgun sequence includes the following:
- the LOC142423855 gene encoding ubiquitin carboxyl-terminal hydrolase 12-like codes for MKWHCFCAFHQHHEKKGQSGSWKYLSGEHQGAGRQKKTGQKGQGKGHHKIPDQHPGYAGLINQGATCYLNSILQCFFFTQELRDAVRRCEDQGESSLITQLRRLFEALQEDQGPVSTTAITRCLGLRDVHSQEDALSFFHMLLTRMAAEEKKLGQLFQMTLEQVTQCQGCETKTGLEEARLFLVVPVPQGPSGTPCSLDKAVEGLFQEEWFTGDNQYFCEQCDHKEDSCSTLCLRSLPRVLVIFLQRCTFHQGRLRKQWDPVAVPDMLSLPFQDKKFYDLFAVCHHFGDVTGGHYVADIKPSKDHRWYRFSDHSVELTTHPAESRTAYMLMYHQKDCRVAARPAGPLPNELSPREALTEVPECEPGTLGEHPRGKRHLF; via the exons ATGAAGTGGCACTGCTTCTGCGCCTTCCACCAGCACCATGAGAAGAAGGGACAGTCAGGCTCTTGGAAGTACCTCTCAGGGGAACACCAGGGGGCAGGCAGACAAAAGAAGACTGGGCAGAAAGGTCAGGGTAAAGGTCACCACAAGATCCCAGACCAGCACCCAG GGTACGCAGGTCTCATCAACCAGGGTGCCACTTGCTACCTGAACAGCATCCTGCAGTGTTTCTTCTTCACGCAGGAGCTCCGGGACGCTGTCCGCAG ATGCGAGGACCAGGGAGAGTCCAGCCTCATCACACAGCTGCGCAGGCTCTTTGAGGCCCTGCAGGAGGACCAGGGACCTGTGTCCACCACCGCCATCACCCGCTGCCTAGGGCTCAGGGATG TGCACTCCCAGGAGGATGCCCTGTCCTTCTTCCACATGCTGTTGACCAGGATGGCTGCTGAGGAGAAGAAGCTGGGGCAG CTCTTTCAGATGACCCTGGAGCAAGTCACCCAGTGCCAGGGCTGTGAGACCAAGACGGGGCTGGAGGAAGCCCGGCTCTTCCTGGTGGTGCCTGTCCCACAGGGACCCTCGGGCACACCCTGTTCCCTG GACAAGGCTGTGGAGGGACTGTTCCAGGAGGAGTGGTTCACTGGGGACAACCAGTACTTCTGTGAGCAGTGTGACCACAAAGAGGACTCCTGCTCG ACACTCTGCCTGCGGAGCCTGCCCCGCGTGCTGGTCATCTTCCTGCAGAGGTGCACCTTCCACCAGGGTCGCCTCAGGAAGCAGTGGGACCCCGTAGCTGTGCCGGACATGCTGAGCCTGCCATTTCAA GACAAGAAGTTCTATGACCTCTTTGCCGTCTGTCACCATTTCGGGGATGTCACAGGAGGGCATTACGTGGCGGACATAAAGCCTTCCAAGGACCATCGCTGGTACAGGTTTTCAGATCACAGTGTGGAG CTCACCACACACCCTGCTGAGAGCAG AACCGCATACATGCTGATGTACCACCAGAAGGATTGCCGTGTTGCGGCACGGCCAGCGGGACCCCTTCCCAATGAGCTGAGCCCACGTGAAGCCCTCACTGAGGTGCCTGAGTGTGAGCCTGGGACACTGGGAGAACATCCCAGGGGCAAGCGACACCTTTTCTGA